Sequence from the Bryobacteraceae bacterium genome:
CGCAGGTGACCGATCGCACCACGGCGATTCTCCCGGTGCATATGGCCGGCAGCGCCGCGGATATCGACGCCCTGCTCGCCATCGGCAAGCAGAAGGGAATCCCGGTGCTGGAGGACGCCTGCCAGGCGCACCTCGGTGAATGGCGCGGGCGAAAGCTCGGCGCGTGGGGCGCGGCGGGCTGCTACAGCTTCCAGGCGTCCAAGAATCTCAACTCGGGCGAAGGCGGCGCAATGGCCACCTCGGACCAATCACTGTTTGAACGCGCACACGCCTTCCACAACAACGGCCGCGCGCCGCGGACGGCAAGCTACGACTTTTCCTACCAATCGGGCGGGGCGAACCTCCGGCTTACCGACTTCCAAGGCGCCATCCTGAACTCGCAGATGACGCGAATCGAGGCCAACGGCCGCGCCCGCGACGAGAACGCACGCTACCTCACATCGCTGTTCGAGAAGATCCCCGGGGTGACCCCGGCGCGCAACTACGCTGGTTGCACGCGCAGCGCCTGGCACTTGTATATGTTCCGCTACGACAAGCGCGAGTTCGCCGGGCTGGATCGGGCGGTCTTCCTGAAGGCCCTGGCGGCGGAAGGCATCCGGGCCTCTAGTGGGTATACGCCGCTGAACAAGCAGCCGTTCCTCGAAGCCGCACTCGCTTCGCGCGCCTACAAGCGGCTCTATCCGGAAAAGGTGCTCGCCGAGTGGAAGGAACGCACGCATTGCGCGGCGAACGACCGGTTGTGCGAAGAAGCCGTGTGGTTCACGCAGACCATGCTGCTCGGCCCGCGGGGAGACATGGACCAGATCGCCGCGGCCATCGCGAAGATCCGGGCCGGCGCGGCCGATCTTGCCAAGCGCGGCGTTTGACCGGTGATGGGTCGGCGCGCTATCGTTGCTTGAGGGCACTCCTCAAGTTTCCGGCGCGGTAGCCAAGTGGTAAGGCAGAGGTCTGCAAAACCTTTACTCGCGGGTTCGATTCCCGCCCGCGCCTCCAACCCATGCCGCCGGTCTCACTGTCCCTCGATTCTTGTCCTCAGGCCCAGTTCCTTCGCCAAGCCGATTTTGACGTTCCGCTCTACCTCCGAAGCGGAGGGCCGCCGGAGCCACTCGATCAGCTTCCGGCCCACTTCGCGCTCGTCGATGCTTGCCGCACGGGAAGGTTCCGGACTCACCGCCAGGGTTGAGCCGGCCGCTGCCGCCGGGGCCGGTGCAAGCGACTGCCGGACCACCGGAGCCGGATCCGGGCTCCCACACATGGAACGGTCCACGTAGCGTTTTCTTCCGCTGGAGGAGATCGTGTAACAACCGCCCCGGGGCCCCGTATAGTATTGCGCCTCCGCTACCAGGGAGCACACGAACACGAAAGCGATCAGTCTTCGAGTGAGCACGGGGAATAGCCTCCACCGCGAGAGTATCACCGATCCGGCTGGACCGCGCTCAGTGACTCACCTGGTTCCTACGGCATTATGGACTTACTTGGCGGCCTTTCCCGAAGACTAACCTTTCCGACCCGGCCACACCACTCCCTGGTCCTTCTTCGTCACCGGACCCGTCCCCTTATACACAAACTTCTGGACCCGCTGGCCGCGATAGGTTTCGGTGGTGAAGATGTTCCCCTTGGAATCCGTGGCGATGCTGTGCACCGCGTAGAACTGGCCCGGCTGACGGCCGCCGTCGCCAAACGTGGTGAGCACCTCGAGCGTTTCGCGCAGCAGCACGTGGACCTTCATGTTCGAACCGTCGGCGACATAGAGGAACTTCTGGCCGGGGTCGCGCGAGAGGGCCACGTCGAAGGTCGAACCGTCGCCAAGCGTGTCGCGCATGATCCAGGTCTCCTTCACATAGGCGCCGTCGGTCTTGAAAACCTGAATGCGGTCGTTGGTGCGGTCGCACACGTACAGCAGCCCGTCGTTGGCGAGCGCCAGCCCGTGCACCGGGGTGCGGAACTGCTTCGGCGCGGGCTCTTTCGGATCGTACGGCGGAAGCTGCTTATCGTCGGGCTTGTTGCCATAGGCGCCCCAGTGCCGCTTGTACTTGCCGCTGTCGGCGTCGTATACGATCACTCGGCGGTTGCCGTATCCATCCGCAACATAGAGTTCGTTGGTCTTCGGATCGACGAGCGTCTTGGCGGGAAGCTTCAGGTTGTCGGGGTCATTGCTGCCACGGCCCTGATTCGGCTTACCGATCTGCATCAGGAACTTACCCGCCCGAGTGAATTTGAGCACGAAGCTGTCGTGGACCGATCCCGCGCCCATGCGGCTCTCGTCGTGCGGCAGCGTCGCCCCGGCGGCGGGTTGCTGGCCGCGGCCATTCCCGCCGATCCAGACGTTGCCTTTGTGATCGACGTCGATGCCGTGGTTCGAAGCCGGCCAGTCGAAGCCATCGCCCGGGCCGCCCCAGTGGCCGACGAGATCGCCGGCTGCGTTGAACTCGAGAACCGGCGGCGCCGCGGCGCAGCACTCAGCGGCCTTCGGACTCATCGTCGCGTACTGCTCTTTCGCCTCGAGCGATCCGCCGCGGTGGATGATCCACACATGGTCGCTCGAGTCGACGGCGACACCGATGGCGGCGCCGATCACCCAATGGTTCGGCAGCGGCTTCGGCCACAGCGGGTCCACTTCAAACCGCGGCGCCTGCGCGCCGGCCGCTTCGGCCTTCTTCTCGAGCAGGCGGGACCCCACGGCCAATCCGCCCATCACAGCCGCGAAGGCGGCAATTCCAACGGTCTTTCGTCGATTCATAGGAGCGCCCGATTCGCGTAGGCTATCATACTCGAACCGGATCCACCGATGAGCCGCCTGCTCGTTTTCGCCGTCCTGCTCGCCTCCGCTTCCCCCGTGCGCGCGCACGACATCCCCAGCGACGTCACCGTCACGGCGTTCGCCGCCGCCTCCGGCTCCACGCTCCGCCTGCTCGTCCGCATGCCGCTGCGGGCCGTCCGCGACATCGATTTCCCGGAGCGCGCGGACGGCTATCTCGACCTCGACAAACTCGATCCCCTGCTCCCGGGCATCGTCACGCAGTGGATCGCCAGCCCCATCGAGATCCGTTCCGGCGGCGATCCTCTCGAAAAGCCGCGTGTCGCGGCGGCCCGCATTTCAATCCCGGCGGACCGCTCATTCCGCGAATACAACGCCGCGCTCGCGCACCTCGCCGGACCGCCGATCGCCTCGGCGGAAACGCTCGTCTGGAACCAGGTGAACCTCGACGCGCTTCTCGAATACACGCTCCCGGCGAACGGCTCCGCGCTCGCCATCCGTCCGCGATTCGACCATTTGGCGGCGCGCGTCACCACCTCGCTCCGATTCCTCGCCACAAACGGAGTCGTCCGCGCCTACGAGTTCCACGAAGATCCGGGACTCGTCCCGCTCGATCCTTCCTGGACGCAAGCCGCCAGACGTTTCCTTGCCCTCGGCTTCCACCACATCCTGGACGGGATGGACCACCTGCTTTTCCTCGCCTGCCTGGTGATTCCGCTCCGCCGGTTCGTGCCGCTGGCGCTGGCGGTGACGGCCTTCACCGCCGCCCACTCGATCACGCTCGCCGCCGCGGCGTTCGACCTCGCGCCCTCCGGACTCTGGTTCCCCCCGATGGTGGAAACCGCCATCGCCGCGTCCATCCTCTGGATGGCCATCGAAAACATCGTCGGGCGCGCGGACGCGGCGCACCGGGCCACCATGGCGTTCGCGTTTGGGCTGATTCACGGCTTCGGCTTTTCGTTCGCATTGAAGGAAACGCTGCAGTTCGCCGGCGCTCATCTGGCGGCGTCGCTCGCCGCGTTCAACGCCGGCGTGGAACTGGGCCAATTGACCGTGCTGGCGTTGATTCTACCCGCGCTGTGGGCGCTGTTTCGATGGGTGCTGCCGGAGCGCGCCGGGACGGCGATTCTGTCGGTGCTGATCGCTCACACCGCCTGGCACTGGCTCGCGGATCGAGCCGCGTTGCTGGCCGCATTCCGGATCGGACTCACGCCCGCGGAGACACTCCGCGCGTTGTTGTTCCTGATGATGTTCGGGGGATCGATCTGGGTGGCGAACCAGGCCGCGCGCCGGCTCAGCTCCGGTGAGCCACCACCACTCGCGACGGATAACCCAACTGCCGCACCTTGCGCTCCGCCTGAAGCTTGAAGCCGCAGGACCGCATCCAATCCGGAACCCGCGCCTCCACCTGCTGGCCCCAGAACGCGGGCGCCACCGACGATGCCACCTTGTACAAATGGTTGAACACGTCGGCGTTCTGGCCGATCAGCACGAGTGAAAACTTGCCGCCCGGCTGCAGAACGCGACGCACCTCGCGCAGCATCCGGAAGATGTCTTCCTTGGCGAGAAGTTCCACAAGATAGCAGCACACGACGGCATCGAAGGAATGATCGCGAAACGGGAGATACCGGGCGTCGACGGCCTGGCAATGCGCGCGTGCGGCGGGAAAGTCGCGCCGCACCTGCTGGAACGTCTTGGCGGCCATGCGCGGCGACAAATCCACCCCAACGGTTTCTCCGCCCGGATTCGCCCGCACCAGCCGGCGGAACATTTCGCCGGAGCCGGTGGCGATCTCGAGAACGCGCATGCCGTTCTCGATGCCCGAAAGATCGAGCACAATTTTGTGCGCGCGGGAATGGAAGAAATGGGTTGACAGCGGGTAGATGGCCGAAACCATGTCGTAGACCCGCCGCGTCCGGGCGGCGATCGTTTGGGGAATCCCGTCCCTTTGCAGGGAAACAATTTCCGTGTCTAGGTTACGCAGAAGGGTGTTCATCGATTGGTGACTCAGGACGCCCGCGCAAGCCCGGGTTCCCGTCCCGGTATCTCGATCCCCGTCCGAGTGCCTTCTCCCTGTTTGGAATCAATCCACATCTTGTAGTCGCTGCCGAAGAGCACCTTGAGCCGCTCGTTCACGTTGCTCACGCCGATGCCCTGTTCGAACAGCTTAGCAAGGTTCGCCTCGGGAATGCCGACCCCATCGTCGGATACCTCGAGGTGCAGCCGGTCTCCGTCGCGCCATGCGCGTAACCGGATCCATCCGCCCTCCACCTTCGTCGCCAGCCCATGCTTGAGGCTGTTCTCGACGATCGGCTGCAACAGCATGCTCGGCACTTTGGCTTCCAGCGTTTCGGCCTCTACCTCCTTGTAGAACTTCAGTTTGTCCCCGAACCGCACCATTTCAATCGAGAGGTAGTCATCGATGAACTGCAGTTCCTCACGCAAACTTGTAAAGTTATCATGCTTTCGCATCAGCTTGCGCAGGATGCTCGAGAGCTTGTGGATCACCACGCGCGCCTGATCGGGGTTGGTGCGCACCAGCGACGCCACCGAATTCAACGTGTTGAAAAGGAAATGCGGGTTGATCTGGCTCATCAGGGCGCGCAGCCGCGCCTCCTGGAGCATCAGAAGCTGATCCGCCAGCTTGATCTCGGTCCGCGCGTTGGCCCAGATCTTGATCGGCAGCAGCACGGCGAACATGGACGCCGCCCAGACCGCGGCCTGCGCCGCCCACCCGGAGCCGGGCTCGGGATACATGGTGAAAACCGCGCGCGGGCCGAACACGCGCGACCCCACCAGGCGCAGCAGTTCCACCATCGGTATGGTGAGGAACAGAAACGCGTGGAACCACGAGCGCGGATCGTCGCGCCAGTACCGGATGGCGCGATAAACGTTGCGATCCGGAAACGGCGAGATCGAGTAGATGGATTCGGGGTCCCGGGCGACGTCGCGCAGCATTCCGCCGAGCACCCCCACCGCGGCGAATAACGGCATCGAAAGCAGTTCGGCGTGAAACATGGGCGCCGCCGAAATCAGCGTCCCGCAGACGAGCCCAGGCACGTAGCCCCCCACCAGGCCCGCGATAAACGACCCCTCCAGACCCACATCCGCACCTTTGTATGTACCTGTAATCACTCGCACCGCCACGGCGCCGCCGAACACCGCCGCGATGGAAAACGCCATCCACAAACGCTGCGCCAGCGTACGTTCCTCCACCATCAGTAATCGTTTGAAGAAGCGAAACCGGACGAGGATGGAGGCTAGCGAAGCGGAAACCGCCAGCTTCACGAACAGGTTTACGAGTGGCTGCTCGGACATTGGAAGCGCGGTGCGCTCCCTACATCATACGCGCGCAGTCGCCTGCTATGCCCGGACGCGCCAGCGGCGAACCACAGCGACGGCGCCGAGCCCGGCCGCCACCAGCATCCAGGAACCAGGCTCCGGAGACGGGTTGGGGCCCGGGCCCGGGTCCGGAGGGACGGACCGCGCCAGATTCAGGATGAAGAAGGTCTCGATGCCACCCTGGGCGTCGGCGAGGCTGGAGGACAATCCCAGCCGCATGTCGGAGGCGAAGGTTCCTACTGCAAAGTCCAGCTCGGCCTGCTGAATGGCGTCCAGGCTAAAGAGGAAACCTGCATTACCCACGCCCGGATCGACCGACGGAAAGGTGATGGGAGAGAACTGCCCGGAGTTCCACAGGACCGTTCCATCCGGAGCAAAGACATAAAGCGTTAGGTCCAACAGGTCAATCGAGTTGCTCGCGGGTTCGCTCGCGTTGAAAACGATGCCGATATCGATCGCGCTCAACCAGCCTCCCAGGGAAATCGGCAGCGTTTGCGTCTGGCCGCTTTGCTCGTTGGTCTGCGCGCCAGACCCGCCGCAAGCCGTCGACCCGAGTACGTCCGCCGCGCCGTTCCAGGCCACACACCCGCTTTCGGAGCCATCGTTGTCGTGCAAAGTGAGAACCGTGTTCTGAGCACCCAGCCCAGCGCCGCCGATGACCGGACTGATCGGGTCTTGGATGAGAGTAGCCAGCGCAAGTGGCGCCGAGACACCCAGCAAGAGCGTTCCGCTCAACAGTTTGGCGATCGGTGTGACACGTCTCATGCGTCTATCGTGAAAGGCAATTCAGGGGAAACCTATGGAACGAATCGGTCAATCTCCCTAGGTCTGACCCGGAAAAGTACCGGTACCGGGCCCCTTTCAGGCATGGCTATAATTGAGGTTTCTCCCTTGTCCCAGACCGCAATCCCCGTTACAGTCGCCGCTGAGGCCGACTTCCCCACGCGTTTCGGCCACTTTCGGATCTATGCCTTCGAGGCGGCGAACGGCGACGAGGCCGTCGCCGTCCGCATGGGCGACCTTGCCGGGGCGCCCCCGCTAGTCCGCATCCATTCTCAGTGCCTCACCGGCGACGTGTTCCACTCCCTGCGTTGCGACTGCCGGGCGCAGCTCGAACTCTCGCTCGAAGCCATCGCCGCCGAGGGCCGCGGGCTGGTGATCTACGAGAATAAGGAGGGGCGAGGGATCGGGTTGGCGAACAAGATCCGGGCCTACCACCTGCAGGACCAGGGCGCCGACACCGTCGAGGCGAACCAGGCGCTCGGGTTCGAGGCCGATCTCCGCGACTACGAACTCCCGGCCGCCATCCTTCGCGCCCTGGGCGTTCAAGCCGTGCGGCTGCTTTCGAACAATCCGGGCAAGATCGCCGCGCTCGAGAGCGCGGGCATCCAGGTAGCCGAGCGAGTCCCCTGCCAGCCTGAGGTCTCCACCGCGTCGCGGTACCTCACCACGAAGAAAGAAAAACTCGGGCACTTGCTCGAAGGTTTCTAAATCGGGCGGGCCGCCACGTGCTCCCGGCCGGCGTACGTTTGCCCATGGCGCCGGACTTTCCTGAAAGCGACAAGGCCGTTTCGAGCCGTTGGGTCCGGCTGGTAACATAGCGGAATCATTCGACGCCTCTCTTTGGAGCTTCAAAAATCCGTGTCCACGCACGTCCGCCGTTCCCTCCAACCCGCGCTGTGGCTTGCCGCCGCGCTTACGCTTTGGCTCGCCGGGTGCCAGAACACCGGGCCGGGCGCCGACGCCAAGAAGAAGGGGGGCAAGAAGGGCGAAATCGTGCCCGTCACCGCCGCGGTGGTCACCGCCCGTGACGTGCCCATCGACCTCCAGGTCATCGGCAACGTCGAGGCCTATTCGACCGTTGTCGTAAAAGCCCGCGTAACCGGCCCCATCGAGAAGGCCCACTTCCACGAAGGGGACTTCGTCCGCAAAGGTGAAGCGCTATTCACGATCGACCCGGCGCCATTTCTTTCCCAGGTGAATCAGGCGGAAGCCAACCTCGCCCGGGACCACGCCCAACTGCTCCAGGCCAAGGCCAACCTTTCCCGTGACCAGGCTCAGCAGCGCTTCGTGTCGTCCCAGGCCGGGCGCTTCGCCGATCTTCAGAAGCAGGGCGTCATTTCCAAGGATCAGGCCGAACAGTACCAGGCCAACGCCGACGTGCTCACGCAAGCCATCGAAGCCGACCGCGCGGCCATCTCGAGCGCCGAGGCCTCCGTGCAGGCGGGCGAAGCCGCCGTCAAAACCGCGCGTATCCAACTCGGTTACACCAATATCGTTTCGCCGGTGGACGGGCGCACCGGCACCATCGCGGCCAAGGAGGGCAACCTCGCCTCGGCCAACGTCACCGAGCTGATCTCGATCTCGCAGGTGCAGCCGGTCTACGTGAGCTTCGCTGTTCCGGAGGCGCAGTTGGCGGTGGTGAAGGACGCCATGACGCGGGGCCGCCTGCCGGTGACCGTCACGCCGCCCGACGATCCGGGCCGGCCCGAAACGGGCACGCTCACCTTCGTCGATTCCACCGTCGACACCACCACCGGCACCATCCGCCTCAAGGCGACCTTCGCCAACCCGGGCCGGCGTCTCTGGCCGGGACAATTCGTCCGCGTTTCGCTCCGGCTCGGCTTCCGCAACGGCGCTCTGATGGTCCCCAACCAGGCCGTGCAGACGGGACAGGACGGCTCCTACGTCTATCGCCTGAACGCCGAGAACCGCGCCGAGATGGCCCCGGTGGTCACCGGCGGCCGCGTGGGCGAGGATATGATCGTGGAGCGCGGCCTTGATGCCGGCGACACCGTTGTCACGGAAGGGCAGCTTCGCCTTGCGCCGGGAATGCCGGTGCGAGTGCGAAAGCCGGGGGATGGCGCGGCCAAGGGCGGCGCCGGAGCCGGGAAGAAGAAAGGCAAGAAGAAAACCGAAGAGTAGAGACACCCAGGAGGCAACGTGAACTTCTCCGCGATCTTCATCCGCCGGCCCGTAGCCACCAGCCTCTTGATGCTCGCGTTCGCCGTCTTCGGCGCGATCTCCTACACGCTGCTTCCGGTAGCCGATCTGCCGAACGTCGACTTCCCGACGCTCGTGGTGTCGGCGTCGCTTCCCGGCGCCAACCCGGATACGATGGCGTCGGCCGTCGCTACGCCGCTCGAGCGCCAGTTCACGATGATCGCCGGGCTCGATTCGATGACGTCGAGCAACGCCACCGGCAACACGCAAATCACGCTCACCTTCTCGCTCGATCGGGAACTCGACGGCGCCGCCGTGGACGTGCAGACGGCCATCGCCGAGGCGCTGCCGCTGCTTCCGCAGGGCATGCCGAATCCGCCCTCGTTCCGCAAGTACAATCCGGCCGATTCGCCGGTGATGTTCCTCGGGCTGCTCTCGGAATCGATGCCGCTCTACGAACTCCAGGAGTTCGCCGAAACGAAGATCGCGCAGCGGCTCTCGATGGTGAACGGCATCGCGCAAGTGAACGTGTTCGGGGCGCAGAAGTTCGCCGTGCGGGTGCAGGTGGATCCGGACAAGCTCGCCGCGCACCGCATCGGCATAGACCAGGTGGGCCAGGCGCTGCGCCAGTGGAACGCCAACCTGCCGACGGGCACGTTGTGGGGCGCCAGGCAGGCGTTCAACATCCGGGCCGACGGCCAGTTGCGCCGCGCCGAGCAGTTCCGGCAGGTGGTGGTGGCGTATCGAGGTTCCGCGCCGGTCCGGCTGGGCGACATCGCCAACGTGATCGACTCGGTGGAGGACGACAAGACGGCATCGTGGCTGTTCGAGAACGGCCAGGGAACGAAGGGGCTGAATATCGCGATCATGCGGCAGTCCGACTCGAACGTGATCAAGGTGAACGATCAGGTCCGCGCGATGATTCCGGAGATCCGGAAGCAGTTGCCGCCTTCGGTGCAGCTCACCATCCGTGGCGACCGGTCCCGAAACATCCGCGAAGCCTTCGACGATATCCAGCTCACCATGCTGCTCGCCATCGTGCTGGTGATCCTGGTGATCTTCCTGTTCCTGCGCAACTCGCGCGCCACATTTATTCCGGCCACGGCTCTGCCGCTGTCGCTATTCGGAACGCTCGCCGTGATGCTGCTCGCCGGCTTCAGCCTGGACAACCTTTCGATGATGGCGCTGATTCTCTCGGTGGGCTTCGTGGTGGACGACGCCATCGTAATGCTCGAGAACATCGTCCGGCACCTCGAGCGGGGCGAATCGGTGATGGAGGCCGCCTACAAGGGGTCCAAGGAAATCAGCTTCACCATCGTTTCGATGACGGTGTCGCTCGCGGCCGTCTTTATCCCGATCCTGTTCATGGGCGGCCTGCTCGGGCGCCTGTTTCGCGAGTTCGCGGTAACCATCGTGGTGGCGATCGTACTCTCCGGGTTCGTTTCGATCTCGCTCACGCCGATGCTGTGCAGCCGGCTTCTTAAGAGCGCGCACGAGGCCAGGAACGGCATCCTGTTCCGCGTCACGGAGTGGTTCTTCCAGATCATGCTGCGCTGGTACGACTGGACGCTGCGGCTGGTTCTGCGCGCGAGGCCGGTGATGCTGGCCGTGTTCTTCGCCACCATCGGACTCACATGGTACCTGTTCACCAAGGTCCCCAAGGGCTTCATCCCGAACCAGGACAGCGACTCGATGTACGCCAACACCGAGGGCCTGCAGGGCGTTTCCTATTTCAAGATGGCCGAGTACCAGCAGCAGATCGCGCGGATCATCTCGAGCGATCCGAACGTGGAGAACATGATGACCTCGGCCGGCGGATCGTTCAACCTGAGCGCCAACACCGCCCGTTCATTCATCACGTTGAAGCCGCGCAAGGAGCGCGAACTGGGCGTGGAGCAGATCATCGCCAGGTTGCGGCCGCAGGTGAACTCCATCGTCGGGGTGCGCGTCTTTCTCACCGCGCCGCCGGCGATCCGGATTGGCGGGCGCATGTCGCGCTCGCAGTACGAGTACACGCTGCAGGGGCCGGATGTGGACGAGCTGTACCGCGTGGCGCCGGAGTTCCAGCGCGCCATTTCGCAGATTCCCGGCATCACCGACGTCACAAGCGACCTCCAGATGCGCAACCCGCGCGTGAACGTGAAAGTGGATCGCGACAAGGTGGCCGCCATGCACCTGAACATGCGCGACGTCTCAAGCGCCATGTACGACGCGTTCGGACCGCGCTGGTCGTCCACGATCTATTCGCCCAACGCGCAGTATAAGGTGCTGCTCGAGATCAAACCCGAGTACCAGCAGCACCCGGACCTGCTTTCGAAGCTCTATTTCAAGAACCGCGAGAACGTGCTGATCCCGATGGATGCGTTCGCGAGCCTGTACACGGACGCCGGTCCGCAGATGATCAATCACTCCGGGCAGCTTGCCTCGGTGACGGTCTCCTACAACCTGCTGCCTGGCACGGCGCTTTCCGACGTCGTCGACCAGATCCGCGCCGCGGCGGCCACTCTGCCGGGCACGGTGCAGGCCACCGCGCAGGGCACGGCCAAGGCGTTCGAGGATTCGATGAAGAACATGACCACGCTGCTCATCATCGCGGTGATGGTGGTCTATATCTCGCTCGGCATTCTCTACGAGAGCTACGTCCACCCACTGACGATTCTCTCCGGGCTTCCTTCGGCCGCTCTCGGCGCGCTGGCCACTCTGGTGCTCTTCGGCGAGGAGCTGAACGTCTATTCGTTCGTGGGCCTGTTCATGCTGGTGGGCATCGTGAAGAAGAACGCCATCATGCAGATCGACTTCGCGCTCGAGGCCGAACGGAAGCACGGGATGTCGCCGCGCGACGCCATCTACGAAGGCTGCCTCACGCGCTTCCGTCCGATCCTGATGACCACGATGGCGGCGCTGCTCGGCGTGCTGCCGATCGCGGTGGGCTTCGGCGCCGGCGGTGAAACGCGGCGGCCGCTGGGCCTGGCCGTCGCCGGCGGGCTCATCGTCTCGCAGTTCGTCACGCTGTACCTGACGCCGGTCGTCTACACCTATCTCGACGCCATCGTCCACTTCTGGCGGAGAGCGGCGGCCTCCAAGAATACGCCCGCCCCGCATCCCGCCGGCCATTGACCGCACACCCCATGAACTTCTCCGCCACATTCATCGAACGGCCGATTGCGACCAGCCTCATGATGGCCGCGATCGCACTGTTTGGCGCCGTCGCCTACCGGTCCCTCCCGGTGAGCGATCTCCCCAACGTCGACCTGCCGACGCTGCTGGTTACGGCAGCCCTTCCCGGCGCGAGTCCGGAAACGATGGCGTCGGCCGTCGCCACGCCGCTCGAGAATCAGTTCACCATGATCGCGGGCATGCAGGCCATGACGTCGGTGAACGCGCTCGGCTCCACGCAAATTACACTCGAATTCGATCTGTCTCGGTCGCTCGACGGAGCCGCCGTGGACGTGCAGGCCGCCATCACGCAAGCCTCCCGCCTGCTGCCACAAGGCATGCCCACTCCCCCGACCTTC
This genomic interval carries:
- a CDS encoding DegT/DnrJ/EryC1/StrS family aminotransferase, producing the protein MQRRRFVTTAAAATMAAHAPAAPKDSLAILGGTPVRKDAFHSWPECDQREEAAVTGVVRSRRWNRNTQVEKFEADYARLLGVPHVLATANGTSALFASLHALGVQPGDEVIVPPYTFVATVNVVMLHHALPVFADTDIDTFQVDPKRVAAQVTDRTTAILPVHMAGSAADIDALLAIGKQKGIPVLEDACQAHLGEWRGRKLGAWGAAGCYSFQASKNLNSGEGGAMATSDQSLFERAHAFHNNGRAPRTASYDFSYQSGGANLRLTDFQGAILNSQMTRIEANGRARDENARYLTSLFEKIPGVTPARNYAGCTRSAWHLYMFRYDKREFAGLDRAVFLKALAAEGIRASSGYTPLNKQPFLEAALASRAYKRLYPEKVLAEWKERTHCAANDRLCEEAVWFTQTMLLGPRGDMDQIAAAIAKIRAGAADLAKRGV
- a CDS encoding HupE/UreJ family protein gives rise to the protein MSRLLVFAVLLASASPVRAHDIPSDVTVTAFAAASGSTLRLLVRMPLRAVRDIDFPERADGYLDLDKLDPLLPGIVTQWIASPIEIRSGGDPLEKPRVAAARISIPADRSFREYNAALAHLAGPPIASAETLVWNQVNLDALLEYTLPANGSALAIRPRFDHLAARVTTSLRFLATNGVVRAYEFHEDPGLVPLDPSWTQAARRFLALGFHHILDGMDHLLFLACLVIPLRRFVPLALAVTAFTAAHSITLAAAAFDLAPSGLWFPPMVETAIAASILWMAIENIVGRADAAHRATMAFAFGLIHGFGFSFALKETLQFAGAHLAASLAAFNAGVELGQLTVLALILPALWALFRWVLPERAGTAILSVLIAHTAWHWLADRAALLAAFRIGLTPAETLRALLFLMMFGGSIWVANQAARRLSSGEPPPLATDNPTAAPCAPPEA
- a CDS encoding class I SAM-dependent methyltransferase codes for the protein MNTLLRNLDTEIVSLQRDGIPQTIAARTRRVYDMVSAIYPLSTHFFHSRAHKIVLDLSGIENGMRVLEIATGSGEMFRRLVRANPGGETVGVDLSPRMAAKTFQQVRRDFPAARAHCQAVDARYLPFRDHSFDAVVCCYLVELLAKEDIFRMLREVRRVLQPGGKFSLVLIGQNADVFNHLYKVASSVAPAFWGQQVEARVPDWMRSCGFKLQAERKVRQLGYPSRVVVAHRS
- a CDS encoding histidine kinase; the protein is MSEQPLVNLFVKLAVSASLASILVRFRFFKRLLMVEERTLAQRLWMAFSIAAVFGGAVAVRVITGTYKGADVGLEGSFIAGLVGGYVPGLVCGTLISAAPMFHAELLSMPLFAAVGVLGGMLRDVARDPESIYSISPFPDRNVYRAIRYWRDDPRSWFHAFLFLTIPMVELLRLVGSRVFGPRAVFTMYPEPGSGWAAQAAVWAASMFAVLLPIKIWANARTEIKLADQLLMLQEARLRALMSQINPHFLFNTLNSVASLVRTNPDQARVVIHKLSSILRKLMRKHDNFTSLREELQFIDDYLSIEMVRFGDKLKFYKEVEAETLEAKVPSMLLQPIVENSLKHGLATKVEGGWIRLRAWRDGDRLHLEVSDDGVGIPEANLAKLFEQGIGVSNVNERLKVLFGSDYKMWIDSKQGEGTRTGIEIPGREPGLARAS
- the ribA gene encoding GTP cyclohydrolase II translates to MSQTAIPVTVAAEADFPTRFGHFRIYAFEAANGDEAVAVRMGDLAGAPPLVRIHSQCLTGDVFHSLRCDCRAQLELSLEAIAAEGRGLVIYENKEGRGIGLANKIRAYHLQDQGADTVEANQALGFEADLRDYELPAAILRALGVQAVRLLSNNPGKIAALESAGIQVAERVPCQPEVSTASRYLTTKKEKLGHLLEGF
- a CDS encoding efflux RND transporter periplasmic adaptor subunit, with the protein product MSTHVRRSLQPALWLAAALTLWLAGCQNTGPGADAKKKGGKKGEIVPVTAAVVTARDVPIDLQVIGNVEAYSTVVVKARVTGPIEKAHFHEGDFVRKGEALFTIDPAPFLSQVNQAEANLARDHAQLLQAKANLSRDQAQQRFVSSQAGRFADLQKQGVISKDQAEQYQANADVLTQAIEADRAAISSAEASVQAGEAAVKTARIQLGYTNIVSPVDGRTGTIAAKEGNLASANVTELISISQVQPVYVSFAVPEAQLAVVKDAMTRGRLPVTVTPPDDPGRPETGTLTFVDSTVDTTTGTIRLKATFANPGRRLWPGQFVRVSLRLGFRNGALMVPNQAVQTGQDGSYVYRLNAENRAEMAPVVTGGRVGEDMIVERGLDAGDTVVTEGQLRLAPGMPVRVRKPGDGAAKGGAGAGKKKGKKKTEE